The following are from one region of the Schistocerca cancellata isolate TAMUIC-IGC-003103 chromosome 11, iqSchCanc2.1, whole genome shotgun sequence genome:
- the LOC126108154 gene encoding uncharacterized protein LOC126108154 translates to MHCYQFPWRWFVSATVHKKMHESKSGANAQVVYTLQVYCFQMLKFLDQATEADESVCNIESTERGSEHATPILEEMFEHEMREPSVSCREPQPQPQHQERPPTKRKGTADVATDVIVKATRTLKAVADMARTLPQPVQEDQYSALATHIAAELSEMDNVGAIFDLKNIKQLVTDDAM, encoded by the exons atgcactgctatcagtttccTTGGAGGTGGTTCGTCTCAGCCACAGTACACAAAAAA ATGCATGAAAGCAAAAGTGGGGCCAATGCACAGGTGGTTTACACTCTGCAAGTGTACTGTTTCCAAATGCTGAAGTTTCTGGACCAGGCGACAGAGGCAGACGAGAGTGTCTGTAATATTGAGAGCACAGAGAGGGGAAGTGAACATGCTACACCAATATTGGAAGAAATGTTTGAG CACGAGATGCGAGAGCCTTCTGTTTCATGCCGTGAGCCACAGCCACAGCCCCAGCATCAAGAGCGGCCTCCCACAAAAAGGAAAGGCACGGCAGACGTTGCAACAGACGTCATTGTGAAGGCCACCAGGACATTGAAGGCTGTGGCTGATATGGCCAGAACTCTGCCCCAGCCTGTCCAAGAAGACCAATACAGTGCCCTTGCCACCCACATCGCAGCTGAACTGAGTGAGATGGATAATGtgggtg CTATATTTGATCTCAAGAACATTAAACAGCTAGTAACAGATGATGCTATGTGA